A region from the Benincasa hispida cultivar B227 chromosome 10, ASM972705v1, whole genome shotgun sequence genome encodes:
- the LOC120087587 gene encoding arogenate dehydratase/prephenate dehydratase 1, chloroplastic-like, protein MMNLASAMALGDASSLWSLIPKPLPFAVSLKLELRGGILGLPASSMTCSIEAERPPNRTTELQPVIDQSNGNIVRKLNKDVASLAKPLSVSNISAYPNDDRKVRISFKGLPGSYSEDAALKAYPNCESVPCNEFEDAFKAVELWMADKAVLPIENSSGGSIHRNYDLLLRHRLHIVGEVQLATNLCLLALPGVRAEQLKRVLSHPQALALSDTALNRLGVVRENVDDTAGAAQYVASNNLRDAGVVAGARTAELYGLNILAEGIQDDLRNVTRYLVLAREPIIPRTDRPYRTSIVFTLDEGPGVLFKVLALFALREINLTKIESRPQRNRPVRVVDDSNMGTAKYFDYLFYIDFEASMAEPRAQHALGLLQEHATFLRVLGCYPIDIAS, encoded by the exons ATGATGAATTTAGCGAGTGCTATGGCCTTGGGGGATGCCTCGTCTTTGTGGAGTTTGATACCGAAGCCGCTGCCGTTTGCCGTCTCGTTGAAGCTGGAACTCAGAGGAGGGATTTTAGGATTGCCGGCTTCCTCGATGACTTGCTCTATTGAAGCTGAGAGGCCGCCGAATCGAACCACGGAGTTGCAGCCGGTTATTGATCAGTCTAATGGGAATATTGTTCGGAAATTGAATAAGGATGTCGCGTCCTTGGCTA AACCATTATCTGTGTCAAATATATCAGCTTATCCAAATGATGATAGGAAGGTTCGAATATCATTTAAG GGGTTGCCAGGTTCATACAGTGAGGATGCAGCACTTAAAGCATACCCTAATTGCGAAAGTGTTCCTTGTAATGAGTTTGAAGATGCATTTAAG GCTGTTGAATTATGGATGGCTGATAAAGCTGTTCTTCCAATCGAGAATTCATCAGGTGGGAGCATCCATCGCAACTATGATTTGCTCCTTCGACACAGGCTACATATTGTTGGTGAAGTGCAGTTAGCCACCAATCTGTGCCTTCTAGCTCTGCCAGGTGTGAGAGCAGAACAGTTGAAACGTGTTCTTAGCCATCCACAG GCACTTGCCTTGAGCGATACTGCCTTGAATAGGTTGGGCGTTGTCCGAGAAAATGTTGATGATACAGCCGGTGCTGCTCAG TACGTAGCATCAAACAATCTCAGGGATGCTGGAGTTGTTGCCGGTGCTCGGACTGCAGAATTATATGGTCTAAACATACTTGCAGAAGGAATCCAG GATGATTTACGTAATGTGACCCGTTATCTGGTACTTGCAAGGGAACCAATCATTCCAAGAACTGATAGACCCTATAGA ACGAGCATTGTTTTTACTTTGGATGAAGGGCCTGGAGTCTTGTTCAAAGTCTTGGCGTTGTTTGCTCTAAGAGAGATAAATTTGACAAAG ATTGAAAGTCGACCGCAGAGAAATCGCCCCGTACGGGTAGTGGATGACTCTAACATGGGTACTGCTAA GTACTTTGACTACTTGTTCTACATTGATTTTGAAGCTTCTATGGCTGAACCACGTGCGCAGCATGCCTTGGGGCTTTTGCAG GAACATGCAACATTTCTTCGGGTACTTGGTTGCTATCCCATCGACATAGCTAGCTAG